A stretch of DNA from Clostridia bacterium:
TTATTCCTTCGGGGATTGGGAGGGTGAAAATTTTGAAATGAGAAACTGTCCGCACATGGCTTATGAAACCACCATAACGGTGCGTGACAAGGAAACTAAACAGCCTCTTTCGGGCGCAAGCGTGTATGTAAATGACAAAAAGAACGGATATACCGATGCAAACGGGCAGATTGTGTTCTATTTAGAGCCGAATCTGTATTCTGCAAAGCTGACCCTGGAAGACTATACCGAAGATACCATAAGCTTTTATGTGCCCTGGAGCAGAAATGCTGTTTCGGCAGAGCTGGAGCCTGAATTGAGCGGTTTCTTTAAGACGGTAGATTATAACGGCGAATATATCGGGGAAGCAAGATATTATATTTCGAACGGTAAGCTGTATAAAGAGGCTGACGGTAAAAAAACCGTGCTTGCAAACGGCATTATGGGGCAAAATATTTTAACCAACGGCAAAGAAGTGTACTACGGTACAAAAGATTTGAAAATCAAATATAAAAATCTTAAAGACAACACTGAAAAAATTGTACACACCGAAACCGTGCCGCAGAGTATAATAGACGAATGGTCTTACGATGGCAGTATATCTGATTTCTCGCTGAATGTTGTGGGAATCAAAGATAACAGATTGTTCTTCTATCTTGACCACGCGATTGGGGCTATGTATTTAAAAGGGGTGGACATATCCACCGGAGCCACTTTGTTTACAGACGATGATTCGCTTAGGATGGAAGATGGTGAAATGGTTAACAATCAGCTTGTGTTATTCCAGTACAGACGATCTGCGACGGATGAACTGGAAATCTATTCTCTGGATATGGAAAATCTGACAGTCAGCCATTTGGATACCGCGTGCTTCTTTAATATAAAGTCCTACAAAAACGGTTTTCTTTACTGGGACATTACATATTCCGGGTCGAAAACAAGTGGCAGTTTGGTGTACTATGATTACGATACCTACACTAAAAAAGAAGTTTTCCATGCAGACAAAATAGATTTAGGATCTTTTTCGTACGGCAACGGAACCGCAACCTATTCTGTGAAAAACAAAAAATACACCTTGAAGCTGGAGGATTTAATAAAGAAATAAACTGCAAATAAAATATTAAAAAATACGGAGCGGAATCCATTAAGGATTCCGCTCTGTTTGACATGTGTTCTGTTTATGGGATTTCTTTACTTTGCATGATTGAATTAAATAGTAAAAACGCGCTTGAAATTATCCGAAAGGATGGCTTTGTTCTGTTCGGGGGTTAAGTTAAGGTTCATGAATCGTTCCAGCTCATCGGTGTGATCCCACATAGGAAAGTCTACCCCGAAAAACATTTTTTCCAAGCCGTATGTATCAATCAGCTCTCTTGCGCGCTCCGGTGAAATAAAGGGGAGAGAGGAGCTTGTGTCATAATACACATTCTCTAAACCTGCCAAATGCTCAGAAGCATCCTCCCAGCGACGGTAGCCGCCAAAGTGGGAGGCGAGGCAGATGAGCTTTGGAAAATCCTTGGCTACCTTTGCAAGACGCACAGGGGAGGAAAAGTCATAGCGATTGTCCCCGGTGTGGTACAAAATAGCAAGCTTGCCCTCGCAAAGCTCGTAGATTTTATAGGCTTTTTCAGCGTCAATATCAAATTGCTGAAAATCGGGATGGAGCTTTAAGCCGTGCAAGCCGTTTTCAATGCAGAAATTGATTTGCTCTTCGATGTTTTCGTAATCGGGATGCATGGTGCCGAAACCGAAAAATTCTTCATGCTTTTTGCACTCTTCCACAATAAAGTGATTGATGCTTTCCACCTGCGCCGCGGTGGTTGCCGCAGAGCAAACAAGATATTTTTTTACGCCGATGGGATTACCGCTTTTTAAAAGGGCTTCCGAAATACCGTCCCCGTCATACATATCTATGCCGTAAAACTTACCGATGGCAGAAACTGCCTTGCGGGCAATTTTCTCAGGGAAAATGTGGGCATGGGCGTCACAGATTTCATAGCTTTTGGCAAACTCCGAAACATTCTTGTACTGCATATTTGTCGCTTCTTTCTGAAAATTTTCTGAATCATTCCGATTAGGCCCCCTTGTCTAAAGGGGGATGTCAGCCGAGCAGGCTGACTGGGGGATTTGGAAAACAGAAAACAATTTAATGGATTTTTTCCAATTATATAATAAAAACAGTCAAAAATCAATATTTTTTTGGAAAAAACTAAAATTTTTCTTGACAAGCCTGTATATTTTGTGGTATAATTATTATCCATCATAATGTAACTTGGTGCAATATGCCTTTCGGGAGGTAATTGTTTCCTATATATAATATGGTGCATGCAATTTGTAAGATTTTTTCATTCATATTTGGAACGAGGCTTTTGAAAAAGAAAAGGCGCTCAATGTTCAGGATGATTAAATGCGTTACGGATTTAATTTATTTTCAAATGAGGTGAATTTAATTTATGTCAGAACCCAAGGTAATCAAACTGGGCAAAAACACCAGACGAAGCTATTCTAAAATTGACGAAGTTCTGGAAATGCCTAATCTGATTGAAGTACAGAAAAACTCTTACAAGTGGTTTTTAGAGGAAGGTTTGCATGAAGTATTCAAGGATGTGTCTCCCATCACCAACTTTGCGGAGAACTTAATCTTGGAATTTACCGATTACACTTTGGATGAATCGGCTGCAAAGTATGCCCTCGAAGAATGCAAAGAAAGAGATGCAACGTACGCAGCACCCCTTCGTGTTAAGGTACGTTTAATCAACAAGGAAACCGGCGAATTAAAGGAACAGGAAATCTACATGGGCGACTTCCCGCTTATGACCGATCAGGGTACCTTTATTTACAACGGCGCAGAACGTGTTATTGTCAGCCAGTTGGTAAAATCGCCCGGCATCTACTATGAATCGGATTATGATAAGGCAGGCAACCTGCTCTTTAAGGCAACCGTTATCCCGAACCGCGGTGCATGGATTGAATACGAAACCGATTCTAACAATATTTTCTCTGCCCGTGTGGACAGAACCAGAAAGGTACCGGTAACCGTTCTTTTAAAGGCGCTGGGCCTTGGTAACAATGCCGAAATTTTGCAGATGTTCGGTGAAGATGAAATCCTGCTTTTGAACACCATGGAAAAGGATACCATCAAAGATACCGACGGTGCATTGGAAGAAATTTATAAAAAACTCCGTCCGGGTGAACCGGCAACCGCAGAGGGGGCAAAGCAGCTTGTAAACTCTTTGTTCTTTGATGCACGCCGTTATGACCTGGCACGTGTTGGCCGTTATAAGTTCAACAAAAAGCTGTCTTTGGAAGACAGAGCAACCGGCAAAGAGCTGGCTGAAGATGTAGTAAGCCCCATCACCGGTGAGGTTTTGGCTTCTGCAGGGGATGTTTGCTCCAAGGAAGTGCTCCGCGAACTGAAGAAGAATGCCGTAAACCGTATTGTTCTGAAAATCGAGGACAAAAATGTTGTGGTATTCTCCAACAACATGGTTGACCCTGCTGACTTTATCGAAGGCATCGATTTAGAAGCCATCGGTGTGAACGAAGATGTTTCTTACTCTGTTCTGACCGAGTTGATTGAAGAAAGCGGCGGCGATGTGGACGAACTGACCACCCTTTTAAAGAACAACACCGAAAGACTCATTCCGAAGCATATCTTAGTAGAAGATATTTTTGCTTCCATTAACTATATCATCAACATGCAGCATGGCCTTGGCAGTGTGGACAACATTGACCATCTGGGTAACCGTCGTCTCCGTGGCGTTGGCGAATTGCTGCAGAATCAGTTCCGTGTAGGCTTTTCCAGAATGGAAAGAGGCGTACGCGAACGTATGACCATCCAGGATTTGGATGTAATTACACCTCAGGCGCTCATTAACACCAAGCCTGTTGTGGCAGCCATTAAAGAATTCTTCGGTTCTTCTCAGCTGTCCCAGTTCATGGACCAGCCCAACCCCCTGGCAGAGCTTACCCATAAGAGAAGACTTTCTGCATTGGGTCCCGGCGGTTTGTCCAGAGACCGTGCATCTTTCGAGGTTCGAGACGTACACTACTCTCACTACGGTCGTATGTGCCCGATTGAAACCCCTGAAGGTCCGAACATCGGTCTGATTAACTCTCTTGCAACCTATGCAAGAATCAACAAGTACGGCTTTATCGAAGCACCGTACAGAAAGATTGACAAGGAAACCGGTATTGTTTCCAATGAAATCGTTTATATCACAGCGGATATTGAAGACGGCAAGATTGTTGCACAGGCAACCGAACCCCTTGATGAAAACAACCGCTTTGTAAATAAGAAGATTATTGCCCGTTACATGGACGAAATGATTGAAGTAGATGCTTCCCGTGTAGATTACATGGACGTATCTCCCCGTCAGGTTGTATCGGTTGCAACCGCTATGATTCCTTTCTTAGAAAACGATGACGCATCCCGTGCCCTCATGGGTTCTAACATGCAGCGTCAGGCCGTTCCGCTGATTAAGCCCGAATCGCCTATCGTTGGTACAGGTATGGAATACAAGGCAGCTATGGACTCGGGCGTTGTAGTTGTTGCAAAAGAAGACTGCACCGTTTTGAAGGTTTCTGCCGACAAGGTTACCGTTCGTGAAGAAGCAACCGGTAACATCCGTAATTATAACATCTTAAAATTCCAGCGCTCCAACCAGGGTACCTGTATTAACCAGAAGCCCGTTGTTGAAGAAGGCGAATTTGTTAAAAAAGGCGATATCATCGCCGATGGCCCGGCAACACAGCTCGGTGAAATCGGTCTGGGTAAAAATATCCTTATCGGCTTCATGACCTGGGAAGGCTATAACTATGAAGATGCTATTCTGATTAACGAGCGTGTTGTTCGCGAAGACGTTTTAACTTCTATTCATATTGAAGAATTTGAAACCGAATCCCGTGATACAAAGCTCGGACCGGAAGAAATTACCCGTGATATCCCCAACGTTGGTGAAGACGCGCTCCGTGATCTGGACGAACGCGGTATCATCCGTATCGGTGCGGAAGTAAACTCCGGTGATATTTTGGTTGGTAAGGTAACACCTAAGGGTGAAACCGAGCTGACTGCAGAAGAACGACTCCTGCGCGCAATTTTCGGCGAAAAAGCAAGAGAAGTTCGTGATACTTCTTTGCGTGTACCCCACGGTGAAGGCGGTATCATTGTAGACGTTAAAGTGTTTACCCGCGAAAACGGCGACGAGCTGTCTCCCGGTGTAAATCAGGTTATCCGTTGCTACATCGCACAGAAGAGAAAAATCTCTGTGGGCGATAAAATGGCAGGCCGTCACGGTAACAAGGGTGTTGTATCCAGAATTTTACCGGAAGAAGATATGCCCTTCCTGCCCGACGGTACACCGCTTCAGATTGTATTGAACCCCTTGGGCGTACCTTCCCGTATGAATATCGGTCAGGTGCTGGAAGTGCATCTTGGCTATGCGGCAAAGGCATTGGGCTGGAAGATTGCAACACCTGTATTTGACGGCGCGCACGAGGAAGATATTGAAGAGGCTCTGGAAAAAGCAGGCTATAACAGAGACGGTAAGACCGTTCTGTATGACGGCAGAACCGGTATGCCCTTCGATAACCGCGTAACCGTTGGTTACATGTATATGTTAAAACTCCATCACCTGGTTGATGATAAGATGCATGCCCGTTCCACCGGTCCTTATTCTTTGGTTACCCAGCAGCCGTTAGGCGGTAAAGCACAGTTCGGTGGTCAGAGATTCGGTGAAATGGAAGTTTGGGCTTTGGAAGCATACGGCGCTGCATACACTCTGCAGGAAATCTTGACCGTAAAATCCGACGACG
This window harbors:
- a CDS encoding amidohydrolase family protein; protein product: MQYKNVSEFAKSYEICDAHAHIFPEKIARKAVSAIGKFYGIDMYDGDGISEALLKSGNPIGVKKYLVCSAATTAAQVESINHFIVEECKKHEEFFGFGTMHPDYENIEEQINFCIENGLHGLKLHPDFQQFDIDAEKAYKIYELCEGKLAILYHTGDNRYDFSSPVRLAKVAKDFPKLICLASHFGGYRRWEDASEHLAGLENVYYDTSSSLPFISPERARELIDTYGLEKMFFGVDFPMWDHTDELERFMNLNLTPEQNKAILSDNFKRVFTI
- the rpoB gene encoding DNA-directed RNA polymerase subunit beta, translating into MSEPKVIKLGKNTRRSYSKIDEVLEMPNLIEVQKNSYKWFLEEGLHEVFKDVSPITNFAENLILEFTDYTLDESAAKYALEECKERDATYAAPLRVKVRLINKETGELKEQEIYMGDFPLMTDQGTFIYNGAERVIVSQLVKSPGIYYESDYDKAGNLLFKATVIPNRGAWIEYETDSNNIFSARVDRTRKVPVTVLLKALGLGNNAEILQMFGEDEILLLNTMEKDTIKDTDGALEEIYKKLRPGEPATAEGAKQLVNSLFFDARRYDLARVGRYKFNKKLSLEDRATGKELAEDVVSPITGEVLASAGDVCSKEVLRELKKNAVNRIVLKIEDKNVVVFSNNMVDPADFIEGIDLEAIGVNEDVSYSVLTELIEESGGDVDELTTLLKNNTERLIPKHILVEDIFASINYIINMQHGLGSVDNIDHLGNRRLRGVGELLQNQFRVGFSRMERGVRERMTIQDLDVITPQALINTKPVVAAIKEFFGSSQLSQFMDQPNPLAELTHKRRLSALGPGGLSRDRASFEVRDVHYSHYGRMCPIETPEGPNIGLINSLATYARINKYGFIEAPYRKIDKETGIVSNEIVYITADIEDGKIVAQATEPLDENNRFVNKKIIARYMDEMIEVDASRVDYMDVSPRQVVSVATAMIPFLENDDASRALMGSNMQRQAVPLIKPESPIVGTGMEYKAAMDSGVVVVAKEDCTVLKVSADKVTVREEATGNIRNYNILKFQRSNQGTCINQKPVVEEGEFVKKGDIIADGPATQLGEIGLGKNILIGFMTWEGYNYEDAILINERVVREDVLTSIHIEEFETESRDTKLGPEEITRDIPNVGEDALRDLDERGIIRIGAEVNSGDILVGKVTPKGETELTAEERLLRAIFGEKAREVRDTSLRVPHGEGGIIVDVKVFTRENGDELSPGVNQVIRCYIAQKRKISVGDKMAGRHGNKGVVSRILPEEDMPFLPDGTPLQIVLNPLGVPSRMNIGQVLEVHLGYAAKALGWKIATPVFDGAHEEDIEEALEKAGYNRDGKTVLYDGRTGMPFDNRVTVGYMYMLKLHHLVDDKMHARSTGPYSLVTQQPLGGKAQFGGQRFGEMEVWALEAYGAAYTLQEILTVKSDDVVGRVKTYESIVKGYNIPKPGIPESFKVLIKELQSLCLDVKVLDEEHNEIDLRDYDETDAPVATPEILEQLKREAEENESRNEANAAEAEEEEILFDEKSVFEDDLTVIEDLEDL